In Verrucomicrobiales bacterium, the genomic stretch CCAGGGGCACTGCACTACCGGCCCACAAACCGCTAAGTTCACCAGCCCCATCGCTGATCATATCCCCGTCCACTCCCCCCTACCAACTCGATGAACGTACGTTCACTCGGTTGGTACAGGTGAGCGAAACCCAGGGGCATTGCACTACCGGCCCAAAAACCCACTAAGTTCACCAGCCCCATCGCTGATCATATCCCCGTCCACCCCCCTCCCCCCTACCAACTCGATGAACGTACGTTCACTCAGTTGGTAGGGGGGAGAAGGGGGTGGGCTGCTGAGTCCTCAGGGAGGAACCCCCAAGTGAGAAGGAGCGGAGTTGAGGGAGGACCGGACAGAATGCTGGGCTAGGCGGCCCAGACTCTACGGGCCGTAGAGCCCGGGGACTACACCGCAACAAAGCCGCCCACGCCTAAAGCACGGAACGCTCGGCGATTTATCGGATTGGAAAATTCTCTCACAAACTCAACAAAACCACGGCTTTTAAAGCGCCCTATGCGGCAGAACAACTACCCGAAACACGTCGTGGCACACCCGCTGCTAAAGGCATCAGCAGCGCGCCCAAGCCTGCGACACCGTGGAACGAAGGCGTTGATAGAAAAATAACAACCTAAGAATTGCTCATGAAAATCAAGTATCCAACCGTCCCAAGCCGCAGCCTTCTCTCGTCGGTGCTGTTCGCCACCTTCGTCGCTCTCGATGTCTCAGCTCAGTCGTACACGTTCATCGATTTAAGCACCGGTTCTGCGAGTGCGGTAAAGGACGGAATCGTTGTCGGCCTAACATCGCCCGTGGGATCGAGTGCTCTGACCCGGGCGACCTTGTGGGACGCCAGCGGCCCGATCGATTTTCACCCCGCCGCCTTGTTGGATCCGGTCAATGGCACGGGTGGACGATCCGCTCTGGAAGACCTTTCCGGCGGCATCCAGGTGGGATGGGCAGCCACGGCGGCTCTGTCCACCCGGGCATTCCCCATGGTCTGGCGCGGAACGGCTGAAAGCGGAGCTTTCCTCCCCATCCCGTTCACCAGCTTCGGCGGTCAAGCCACCGCTACCGATGGCATCCAAATTGGCGGCTACGCCATCGGGATCAATGACGAAACAGGAACTATCGGTTCAGCCCATGCGATGCTCTGGGATGCAGCAACGGGCGCAGCGACCGATCTAGGCGAAGGGAACGGCGGCGCACAAGTATTCGGAGTCGCTGCCGGACAGCAAGTCGGCTTTATTGTGAAAGGAAACGCCAATGCCACCCTCTGGCGTGGATCGAGGGGCTCAGCGGTTTCGTTGCATCCCAAGAGCGCAACGCTCTCCGTAGCCAATGGTACCGATGGCGCTCGTCAGGTCGGCTACGCCGGGTACGATATTCGAGTCCGCAATGAGGCGCCCAAGGGCAACAAGACTGCTCGTTTCAATTACGCGATGCTTTGGACGGGCACGGCGGCCAGCGCGCTTAACATTCATCCCTATCCGGTCAACGCTGGCGATGTCGTCTTCACACACAGCATCGCCCTGGGACTCTCAACGACCTACATTGCGGGCTACGCAAATGATCCAGCGAAGATCAATACCCCAGCCTACAACCACGCCATCGTGTGGGACAGCGTTCTTCAATCGATCGACCTGAACGCTTTTCTACCGGCGGAATTCATTGGAGCCCAGGCCTACGGAGTTGACGAAGCGGGCAACGTAGCCGGCGTCGCCACCAAGGCAAACGGGGAGCGACATGCGGTCATGTGGCAGTTGAACCCAGCCCAATAGTCCTCGAGCGTTGCGTTGAGAGGGTAAGGTTAATCCTCTCCCAACCGAGCAGCTGCGAGTGGTTTTATCCGCTCGCAGCTTTTTCCTTATACCATGGCTGACTTGAAGTTAGCTCTACGAAAAACACCGAGCCAGTTTCTCCGAATCCGCCGTGGTCAGGGCGAGATATACATTCGGGCCGGTAGACCAGATCGCACTATTCCAACGTGGAAGCTTGAAGAACTGAGGCTCGGGGCCAGGGGGATCGATCAACGCGCTGCGATCAACCACCAGGATATGAACAACCGCCCGAGTGTGTGCGGGAAGAAAGCAGATCAAGGCTGCTCTCCGACGCTTCCAACGAAGTTCCTTGCAACCCACGGTGCGGCTGTTCGCCAGGAGGGACGGGATCTCCAGACGCCCCGGCTCTCCATGCTTTTCAAGCCATTGTTTGACGTTCGCATAGTCATCCTCCGCGAAGTCGAACGTATGATCCCACACCCTGTCCAAAAAGTCTGCCATATCCTCACGGAAAGCAGTCAACGGCCACACTCTCTTTCTGAACACAGCCAGTCCAGCCACCGACCCCAGAACCGCAACGGATGCCGCCATCGCTAGAAAACGACGACGTTTCCCAGGGGCCGGAGAAACCGGGACTGCTGGCTGACCTGCTCGGATCCGTTCCAACAGCTCGTCGGGAACGGGAACAGATCTCAGTTTATCGCGCATCGAGCGGTCGAAGTCTTGCGAGACTTCGAGCCAGCTCGCCAGTTCTGCGTCGCACTCGGCCATGCGAAGCGCCTCTTCAAACCGAGGATCCCCAGCGTCAACCTCGCTGGCCCGCCATGACTCTAGGATAAATTTGGCCTCTCTCGAATTCATACTGACCCCTTCGAATGGAGCCCCGGATCTGTCAGCGAGACCACCTTGCCTCCCGATCCGGCAGCCGCTTCGCCGATCAAAACACGAAGCTGTCCCTTCCCTCGCGCGAGCCGCGACATCACGGTGCCCACCGGCACCTCGAGAATTTCAGCGATCTCCTTGTAGGAAAAGTTCTCCAGATAGAACATCGCCAGGGGTATCCTGTAATTCTCATCGACACGCTGAAGGGCTTGCATCACCGCCGCGGAGTCAAGGTCATTGACTACTGTCGACGCGATCACCGGCAGCTCACTTTCGACCTGACTGGTCTCGTAGTGTTGAAACCGATCCGAGTGCGCCTTCCGACGCAAGAACTCACGATGGAGAGTGGTGAACATCCAAGACTTCAGCTTGGAGGGGTCCCGTAGCTGATGACCCTTCGCAGCCCAAATGTAGTAAGTCTCCTGGGTTAAATCAGCAGCCACCGTCTCGCTACGCGAAAGGCTCAACGCGAAATGATAGAGCGAGCGATAAAATCGCTCTACCAAGCCGTCGAGATTCGCGTCGTCCATTAGTATTGGGAGCAACCAGCCCCACGTTTATTCCAGTTGCCCCTAACAATTTGCAAAACCTTCCACCTCAACTGCTCGGCCGGAATAAAGCGCCGATCCAACGCTCCGACAATCGATGCAGCTCAGTGGAAAGCTCAGGCCTCCGGTTTGAAGCAACTTAACACCACTGTAGCTCATCTCGTCAAACCAAACACAGGACAAACCAATGAGACCCACGAACCAACAGATGAGCTGCCTGATGGCCGTTTTTCTCCCTTTCTTAGCCGAATCAGCCCCTCCACCCGAATTCCAGACCCGAGTCGTTGTGGCCGGGCTCACGCGCCCGACTGGAATTGTAGCCGGAAACGAGGATGAACTTTACTTCACCGAGATCCCAGCCCCAGGCACACCCAACGCCGGAAACGCCGTCAAGAAGTTCGATTTGGAGGATTGCACCCTGACCACCCTTCACGAGGGCGAACCGGAGCCCGTCAATATAGCCGTCGACCGCACGGGCCAGCTCTACTGGACGTGCAAATCGGCCGGAGTCATTCTCAAGCAGGATGAGGATGGGCAAACGACGTCGGTGCTCACCGGGCTCCAAAAACCCAGTGGGATTGCGGTAGATCGCTGGGGGCACATCTACTTCACTTCGATTCCCACCCCGGGACTCCCTGGCGACAAAGGCGGAGCTAACACCGTGGCAGTTCTCGGAGTCAAAGGGGTCAGCGTCCTCCATACCGGTGAGCCAGAACCTCAGGACATTGCCGTCAGCCGACAGGGAGAACTCTATTGGACCTGCAGGTCGGCGGGTGTGATTCTCGAACAGAATCGGCACGGAGAAACGAGCGTCCTTCTTCAAGGGCTGAACAAACCCGTTGGAATAGCTCTCAACCGCAAAGGGGACCGACTTTACTGGACGGAAGTTCCCACGCCTGGAATGTCAGGTGCGGCTGGAGGAAAAAACCGGGTCTGGGAACTCAACCTACGCACCAAGAAGAAGACATTAGTGCATTTCGGAGATCCCGAGCCTACCGACGTTACGGTCGGCCCGGATGGTTCGGTGTATTGGACTTGCACCTCGGCCGGCGTGATCGTAGAAGCGCATCATCGGCGAAACCATTGAGGCACTCGAGCCGATCGGTTTCGTAAGTTCGAGGACGGGCTGCGAGTGGAAGGATCCGCTCGCAGCTTGCGGCTTTCTCTCCAGGGTGAAAATGCACGCTTAAGTGATGCAGCAAATCGCCTCACCTGATTGGCCTGATTCAACAGGATCAGACTCGCTCAAGGAGTCACTTGGCTTGCTTCACGCAACGCCTCGGCCAGCTCGCGGGCTTTCCATTGATTACTATCGAACTGGCGATGAATTCGTCCTCGAGTATCCAGCACGACGGTTCGAAGATTGTGAAGGATGCTTCCCCCTTCAGGATAGTACATCAAATCAACTTTCGGGGCCAGGCGCTCCATGACCGGGTTCGATGCGGCCGCAAAAGTCCAGTGGGTGGGATCCTCGCCGCGATAGACGCCGGCGTAGCGTGTGAGCACCTGTGGAGTGTCAAACTCCGGATCAAAACTGATGGATAGAAAATGCCAATTGGTGCCCCCAGCCGTGTCCTCCTTGAGCAAGGCGCGCGCCCGGCTAAAATTGCGGTTCATCAGCGGGCAAAAATCAGGCAGAGGACAGCGGGTGAAGATGAAGGTCAGAGCCACCGCCTGGCCGCGAAACTGAGAGAGACGGAGACGCTCCCCGGTCTCGCAAATCAGTTCGAACTCAGGCAACGGTTCACCCACCCTGAGCTCCTGCCCCTTCTTCGCAGGGGGCTCGACCCGCAGTGGTGCAGCAGGGGCTTGGTTCGTGACACTCACCCGCTTGAGCGTGTCGATCCAATGGGTGTCCGCAGTCGCCAAGAGACGGAACGTGATGACATCGCCCACTTTGAACCCCTCCAACTCGCGCGGATTTAGGGCCGTGAGCTCCATGGTCATCGCGGGCATGTAGTTTGGGATGGGCTCATGCCGGATCACCGCCTTCTTGCGGTCGTCCGCTATGCTCCGAAGCACACCTCGCGCCTCATGGATCTCCTTCGCAACCGGGGTGGCAACCTTGGATGAGGCGGCTGGGGAAGCGGCGACCACGGTCAGATCTGAAGCGGCCAGGCCGAAACCGAGGCTTAGCGCGCAACTCACCATCCGCCACGTCGATCTCATAGCGCGGCGCGCGGTTGTCGAATTCGCTCGATCTCCGACATGACTACGTCGGTCACCCGGGAATCCAACCCGTTAAAGGTGGCGCGCACCTTGCCATCAGGGTCGATCAGAAGGATTTCCTGAGTGAGCCGAAGTCCGTTAGGAATCAGGAGATTCTCGCCGGACAAATCCGGAAAGAAGCTCTGTTCAAGAAGGTCGCAGATCGCTGTTTTGGAGCCCGTGAGAAAAAGCCAGCGGTGGGTATCGGCCTGGAAACGCTGAGCGAAGCGGGCCATAGCTTCCGGGGTGTCGGTACGCGGATCAATGCTGATGGAAACCAGTCTGATCTGATCGTTGGTACCGACCTTGGTCTGAATTTCCGACATGCGCCGATTGACTTCTTGGCAGCCTAAGGAGCAGCTGGTGAAAACGAAGTTCATGACCAGATACTGGTTGCCTAGATCGGTTCTGGACACTTTCCTTCCGCTCCGTTCTACGAGTTCAAAGTCGGCCAGCCAGCGGGCGCGGAGATTGGTATCGTGTCCCGCGGTATGAAGCCGAGTTGACGCCGCCGCAGGCGACTCGGAGTCGCTCCGTCGCCACCGAGAAATCGCCAACACGGCCACAACTCCCAGCGCCGCCAGACCGCACGCGATCACCGTGAAAAATCGCTGCTCGCGCGCAAGCTGGGCATCTTCGGGTTTTTGCTCTTCCAGAGAGGAGTTCATGGAACGCGTGTCGCCTGATAGCCGGCTTCTTGTATCACCTTGATCAGTTTCTCCTGATCCACTCGGGCCGGATCCACCTTCACTTCCGCATCCGCTTCCGGGTAGCGCACCGTGGCGGATAAGACGCCCGGGACCGCGACAAGCTCCGAGCGGATTCCGCCGGCGCACCCAGTGCAGTGCATGCCTTGAACCTTAAAATGCCACGCCACGGGCGCCGCGCCAGAGGCTGTGTCTCGCGGGCCGGCGCAGCCCGCCCACAGGGCTGCGAGCGCCCCTGCCCACAGAAGCGTGGCCGCACGTCGGCATTGGGAAGCATTCACTCGGAGGTTTAGGAACCGAACCATAAACACAGCATGGGTGCGCCAAGCGGCATGGTCAATATCTCGGCACGGTTTCGTCCCTCACAACCAGGACCGGGGGAGACACAACACCCAAGCGCGGTGGGGTTGTCCTTCGTAAGGGGCTGCAAATCAGGAAGAGAAACGCCGATGTTCGTTGTAAGGCCGGCGGGCAGCCAACCAGATGCGGCAAAATGCCACAGAGCGTAAGTCCGTT encodes the following:
- a CDS encoding RNA polymerase sigma factor, which codes for MDDANLDGLVERFYRSLYHFALSLSRSETVAADLTQETYYIWAAKGHQLRDPSKLKSWMFTTLHREFLRRKAHSDRFQHYETSQVESELPVIASTVVNDLDSAAVMQALQRVDENYRIPLAMFYLENFSYKEIAEILEVPVGTVMSRLARGKGQLRVLIGEAAAGSGGKVVSLTDPGLHSKGSV
- a CDS encoding SCO family protein, whose protein sequence is MRSTWRMVSCALSLGFGLAASDLTVVAASPAASSKVATPVAKEIHEARGVLRSIADDRKKAVIRHEPIPNYMPAMTMELTALNPRELEGFKVGDVITFRLLATADTHWIDTLKRVSVTNQAPAAPLRVEPPAKKGQELRVGEPLPEFELICETGERLRLSQFRGQAVALTFIFTRCPLPDFCPLMNRNFSRARALLKEDTAGGTNWHFLSISFDPEFDTPQVLTRYAGVYRGEDPTHWTFAAASNPVMERLAPKVDLMYYPEGGSILHNLRTVVLDTRGRIHRQFDSNQWKARELAEALREASQVTP
- a CDS encoding SCO family protein; protein product: MNSSLEEQKPEDAQLAREQRFFTVIACGLAALGVVAVLAISRWRRSDSESPAAASTRLHTAGHDTNLRARWLADFELVERSGRKVSRTDLGNQYLVMNFVFTSCSLGCQEVNRRMSEIQTKVGTNDQIRLVSISIDPRTDTPEAMARFAQRFQADTHRWLFLTGSKTAICDLLEQSFFPDLSGENLLIPNGLRLTQEILLIDPDGKVRATFNGLDSRVTDVVMSEIERIRQPRAAL
- a CDS encoding heavy-metal-associated domain-containing protein, yielding MVRFLNLRVNASQCRRAATLLWAGALAALWAGCAGPRDTASGAAPVAWHFKVQGMHCTGCAGGIRSELVAVPGVLSATVRYPEADAEVKVDPARVDQEKLIKVIQEAGYQATRVP